ACTCATCTTCGGTCGCGGCAACCCTTTCGCGCGCTGCTAGATCGGTGTAAGAACAAAAACTGTCTGACTACATTGGATATGACCTTGAGCGATACGAAGTCAAAGCCTGAGTTGCCTGAAGGCTCTCAGCACACAAAGCCGAAGCAGGATAATGATCCGGCATCTGAAAATTCAGCTGATAAACCGGCAAGTGTGGACACGCAGCCGCCAGAAAAAAAGATGCAATCAAAGCCTGTGAAACAGAAGCCGATGGCGCAGGCAGCGAAGCTCAGATCGCGCCATCGCCGTTTGATTATCAGTTTCTTTGTGGCCGTTCTGGCACCGCTGATTGTTGCGGCGTGGTACATGTACACCCGAGCGCAAGATCAATATGTCTCATATGTCGCATTTGCCGTTCGATCCGAAGATGTAAGCTCAAATCTTGACCTGTTCGGCGGAATCGGTGCTCTTGGGTCAGGAACGTCCGAAGACACTGATATTTTGTATGAATTTATTCAAAGCCGCGAACTGGTTCGATCCGCAGATTCGGAATTGGACCTCCGCAAGATCTATTCAGAGACCTACGGGATTGATCCCGTATTTTCGTTCAATCGGGATGGAACCATCGAAGATTTGGCTTCCTATTGGAAGAATATGGTCAAAATTTTTTATGATAGTGGAACTGGTTTGATCGAACTCCGGGTTCACGCGTTCAATCCAGATGACGCTAAGAAAGTGTCCGAATACATCTTCACCAGAAG
This DNA window, taken from Aliiroseovarius sp. F47248L, encodes the following:
- a CDS encoding sugar transporter; protein product: MSDTKSKPELPEGSQHTKPKQDNDPASENSADKPASVDTQPPEKKMQSKPVKQKPMAQAAKLRSRHRRLIISFFVAVLAPLIVAAWYMYTRAQDQYVSYVAFAVRSEDVSSNLDLFGGIGALGSGTSEDTDILYEFIQSRELVRSADSELDLRKIYSETYGIDPVFSFNRDGTIEDLASYWKNMVKIFYDSGTGLIELRVHAFNPDDAKKVSEYIFTRSSAMINELSAIAREDATRYAREELDRSVARLRAARQAVTEFRSRNQIVDPAAEIGAQTGLLTALETKLSDALITFDLLKDSAGENDPRLEQAVLRIEVIRQRIDEERQKFTSSDSEGKNYSTLVGEYEGLAVDREFAEQAYLAALASYDSALIEAQRKSRYLAAYIKPTLAERPEYPKRMIVVALIGGFLFFAWSIGALIYYAIKDRR